The DNA region TGGCGTCGGGCTTCTCCTCGAGCCAGCGAGGATCGGCGCCCCAAGTCACGGGCGCCGCGGCCAGGATCAGAGGCAGCAGGAGTCCGCGGCCCGTCATGAAAGCACCTTCACGACGTAGTAGTCGACGACTCCGTCCACCTCTTTGAACCAGTGGGGTGTGCCCTGGGGGACAATGATCACATCGCCCTTGGTGAGGCGTCTCGTGGTTCCGCCCTCGATTCCGGCGCCCCGGATCTCTCCCGGCGCCGTCGTGCGGCCGTCGACCACCTTTCCGCCGGTGACGAACGTGGCCGAGCCATCGAGAACGTAGATGATGTCGGTCTCTTTCTGGTGGATCTCGGACTCGCCTCCCTTGTCGCGGTGGCTTGCGTGAACCTTGTAGTCGCTCAGCTCGATCAGGGGTGCACCCTTCTGAAAAGCGGCCCGCACCTTGTCGCTCTCGAGATAGAAGATCTCGTCACTCGACATCCTGCCCATGCCGTCGGATAGCGCCGCGGCGCCAGCCACAGCGATCTCTTCGTCCTGCGCCGCGCTCGCGGCACCGCTCACCCCGATGGCGCCAATCACCTCGCCGTCCACCGTGACGGGAACCCCGCCCTGAAGCGGGGTGAAATCGTCGAGGGCCACCATGGTGGTCCGGCCCTGGTTGACGATGTCCTCGAAGACCTTCGTCGGTCTTTTGAACAGGGCGGCGGTGCGCGCCTTGCCCTCGGAGATACGGGACCCGGCGGCAAACGTACCATCGA from Vicinamibacteria bacterium includes:
- a CDS encoding heme-binding protein — its product is MRIRIGMLLGLLTAAVTASGQVVSTKNLGIAGARAVADAAENTARKLGAPGAAIAVVDQGGNLLYLVRLDGTFAAGSRISEGKARTAALFKRPTKVFEDIVNQGRTTMVALDDFTPLQGGVPVTVDGEVIGAIGVSGAASAAQDEEIAVAGAAALSDGMGRMSSDEIFYLESDKVRAAFQKGAPLIELSDYKVHASHRDKGGESEIHQKETDIIYVLDGSATFVTGGKVVDGRTTAPGEIRGAGIEGGTTRRLTKGDVIIVPQGTPHWFKEVDGVVDYYVVKVLS